A window of the Synechococcus sp. LTW-R genome harbors these coding sequences:
- a CDS encoding lipid-A-disaccharide synthase-related protein → MPGRLLVLSNGHGEDLIALRVIQALKQRRPDIEVAVLPMVGDGAAYRGAEEQGVLRRVGPRRQLPSGGFSNQSLRGLLADLWAGVLGLTLRQWRFVRRWGEGGDPVLAVGDLLPLLLAWSGGGSYGFIGTPKSDYTWAGAPGIAALCHRLKGSEWDPWEWALMRGGRCRLVAMRDRLTARGLRRHGVAASAPGNPMMDGIDVGTLPLALRQWRRLLLLGGSRMPEATGNLRRLLEALAEVRCEEPLLVLAPTGSRPAPHEWEPLLQGLGFEPIAPPEALADLGAAAVWARGARLLLVGPGCFSRWAGWAELGLASAGTATEQLVGLGIPALSLPGPGPQFKRGFAERQSRLLGGSVRVCRSQAALAERAEILLSQPDFARQLGAIGIQRMGTAGGSVALSRAIEERLLGGADGATG, encoded by the coding sequence ATGCCTGGCCGCCTGCTGGTCTTGAGCAACGGCCATGGGGAAGACCTGATTGCCCTGAGGGTGATCCAGGCCTTGAAGCAGCGCCGCCCCGACATCGAAGTCGCGGTATTGCCGATGGTGGGAGACGGTGCGGCCTATCGCGGGGCTGAAGAGCAAGGGGTGCTGCGCCGGGTGGGCCCTCGCCGCCAGCTGCCCAGCGGTGGCTTTAGCAACCAGAGCCTGCGGGGCCTGCTGGCGGATCTTTGGGCGGGGGTGCTCGGTTTGACCCTGCGCCAGTGGCGCTTTGTGCGCCGCTGGGGCGAGGGGGGTGATCCCGTCCTTGCGGTGGGGGATCTGCTGCCCCTGCTGCTGGCCTGGTCGGGGGGCGGCTCCTACGGCTTCATCGGCACCCCCAAGAGCGACTACACCTGGGCCGGCGCGCCTGGGATCGCGGCCCTCTGCCACCGCCTCAAGGGCAGCGAGTGGGACCCCTGGGAGTGGGCGCTGATGCGCGGCGGGCGCTGCCGCCTGGTGGCGATGCGGGATCGGCTCACGGCCCGCGGCCTGCGGCGCCACGGCGTGGCCGCCAGCGCCCCCGGCAATCCGATGATGGATGGCATCGATGTGGGCACCCTGCCGCTGGCGCTGCGGCAGTGGCGGCGGCTGCTCCTCCTGGGTGGCAGCCGCATGCCGGAGGCGACCGGCAACCTCAGGCGCCTGCTGGAGGCCCTGGCTGAGGTGCGCTGCGAGGAGCCCCTGTTGGTGCTCGCTCCGACCGGTTCCCGTCCTGCTCCCCATGAATGGGAGCCGCTGCTGCAGGGTCTGGGTTTTGAGCCCATCGCCCCTCCGGAGGCCCTCGCGGATTTGGGGGCCGCTGCGGTCTGGGCCCGTGGAGCGCGCCTGCTCTTGGTGGGGCCCGGTTGTTTCTCCCGTTGGGCGGGCTGGGCTGAGCTGGGCCTGGCCTCCGCGGGAACGGCCACCGAGCAGTTGGTGGGGCTTGGGATCCCGGCGCTCTCGCTGCCCGGGCCGGGCCCGCAGTTCAAGCGGGGTTTTGCGGAACGCCAGAGTCGTCTGCTGGGCGGTTCGGTGCGGGTTTGCCGCTCTCAGGCCGCTCTGGCCGAGCGGGCGGAGATCTTGCTCAGCCAGCCGGACTTCGCCCGTCAGCTGGGTGCCATCGGGATCCAGCGGATGGGGACGGCGGGGGGCAGCGTCGCCCTGTCGCGGGCCATCGAGGAGCGCCTCCTGGGGGGCGCGGACGGCGCAACGGGATGA
- a CDS encoding Pex protein, whose protein sequence is MRSRPLPLRPGLESIRTFFERPPVQHLSLELAVCWILERLLEADTYPTALMQDLSVSHPKLRLSETVLQQALGFLDQDGAIDSYAQRCPSRGRPRRMLHLLATRRSDAEQLMPPWHHWLDENERNLHASSHDPGPGIHPAPHAAAGHRSGVLSAGRQQRPHDRC, encoded by the coding sequence ATGCGTTCTCGTCCCTTGCCCCTACGGCCTGGTCTGGAGTCGATTCGGACCTTTTTTGAGCGTCCCCCTGTTCAGCACCTGAGTTTGGAGCTTGCGGTCTGCTGGATTTTGGAGCGTCTGCTGGAGGCCGATACCTATCCGACGGCTCTGATGCAGGACCTCTCGGTCTCCCATCCCAAGTTGCGGCTGTCGGAGACCGTCCTGCAGCAGGCCCTTGGTTTTCTGGATCAGGACGGAGCAATCGATAGCTACGCCCAGCGCTGCCCCAGTCGCGGCCGTCCGCGGCGGATGTTGCACCTCCTCGCGACGCGCCGCAGCGATGCCGAGCAGTTAATGCCGCCATGGCACCACTGGCTCGACGAGAATGAGCGAAATCTTCACGCCAGCAGCCATGACCCAGGCCCTGGGATCCACCCTGCCCCTCACGCTGCTGCTGGTCATCGGTCTGGTGTTCTTTCTGCGGGCCGCCAGCAAAGACCGCACGACCGTTGTTGA
- a CDS encoding 2-hydroxyacyl-CoA dehydratase: MSFNVQSSSAFVGNSGRITRRRSSAGPVAPNRPLRREPYPGRSNVRPTFLTLRDHGKVFVADLPRLSDGQLAHVGKEAKEVMESLCRRLEELEQQLSLNPQEQETRIRAATKRDVTERFIRAVEEEQEQRRTNPALKAAAGESLARAFLEIARHRLPGATFDSLLQEALSACDEGPSEPAEEVQPQPPEPVAPEPPRARVVPMVRRIETPQPPEREQMTVVLTPDPSPEMGGD; this comes from the coding sequence ATGTCTTTCAACGTGCAATCTTCGTCTGCTTTCGTAGGTAATTCCGGGCGCATCACTCGACGCCGCAGCTCCGCGGGCCCCGTTGCTCCCAATCGTCCCCTGCGCCGCGAGCCCTACCCGGGCCGTAGCAATGTTCGTCCTACTTTCTTGACCCTGAGGGACCACGGCAAGGTGTTCGTGGCCGACCTGCCGCGTCTCTCCGATGGCCAGCTCGCCCATGTGGGCAAGGAAGCAAAAGAGGTGATGGAGAGCCTCTGCCGGCGCCTTGAGGAGCTCGAGCAACAGCTCAGCCTCAACCCCCAGGAGCAGGAAACGCGCATCCGCGCGGCCACCAAGCGCGACGTCACCGAGCGCTTTATCCGTGCGGTGGAAGAGGAGCAGGAGCAGCGCCGGACCAATCCCGCCTTGAAGGCGGCCGCCGGTGAATCCTTGGCCCGCGCCTTCCTGGAGATCGCCCGGCACCGTCTTCCCGGTGCCACCTTCGACTCGCTGTTGCAGGAGGCCCTCTCCGCCTGTGACGAAGGCCCGAGTGAGCCGGCCGAGGAGGTCCAACCCCAGCCGCCTGAGCCCGTTGCCCCTGAGCCCCCCCGGGCCCGGGTCGTGCCGATGGTCCGCCGCATCGAGACCCCCCAGCCGCCTGAGCGGGAACAGATGACCGTGGTCTTGACTCCCGATCCTTCTCCCGAGATGGGCGGCGACTGA
- a CDS encoding septal ring lytic transglycosylase RlpA family protein produces the protein MRRLLFLGGFALLLSGSSNANPVLATKSPAIPEIPAAKTVALSNVETPGTESDALKKPAAPALPIATPSAPRVRSVSTGEASWYGPGFYGNRTASGEVFRPGTLTAAHRTLPFGTKVRVTNLWNGRSAVVRINDRGPFHGRRVIDLAHGAASQLGLISSGIAQVKLEVLQAQ, from the coding sequence ATGCGTCGTCTCCTTTTCCTCGGCGGATTTGCGCTCCTGCTCTCTGGAAGCAGCAATGCCAATCCGGTGCTGGCCACCAAGAGCCCAGCGATCCCCGAGATCCCCGCGGCGAAGACCGTTGCCCTGAGCAACGTTGAAACCCCAGGAACCGAGTCCGATGCCCTGAAGAAGCCCGCAGCCCCGGCTCTTCCCATTGCGACTCCCTCCGCACCCCGTGTTCGCTCCGTGAGCACCGGCGAAGCCAGCTGGTATGGCCCTGGCTTCTACGGCAACCGCACCGCCAGCGGTGAAGTCTTCCGCCCCGGAACCCTGACGGCGGCCCACCGGACCCTTCCGTTTGGCACCAAGGTGCGTGTCACCAACCTCTGGAACGGCCGCAGCGCCGTTGTCCGCATCAATGACCGGGGCCCCTTCCACGGCCGCCGGGTGATTGACCTGGCCCACGGAGCCGCCAGCCAGCTCGGCCTGATCTCCAGCGGAATCGCCCAGGTGAAGCTCGAAGTGCTGCAAGCTCAGTAG
- a CDS encoding dehydrogenase, protein MRFPRRRTLLLASLAAASLALAADAQAPAPAPGTADTLTGARGRLGRDWIGVRQVANTVPILVMAGHADSQNIPGSGTSGYAVDIRGAKPMQPGIRDELYWNLEVARRVVALGQRRGLNIRFYDPPARTIVNGDDPRTNWSVGKAHAEAGGYALEIHFDAYGPDGIGSGVIPALHRPLSSLDESLAVAFGGYPLQFRGGLGGPKRGITLLEIGKLEAPLETALRNPRSRERSLAVITERVVAALEAGLGRHRLVAAPQPVSAHGAVGLAPTHQ, encoded by the coding sequence ATGAGGTTCCCCCGGCGCCGCACGCTGCTGCTCGCCAGCCTGGCCGCTGCAAGCCTGGCCCTGGCCGCCGACGCCCAAGCTCCGGCTCCAGCGCCCGGTACCGCCGACACCTTGACCGGTGCCCGTGGTCGTTTGGGGCGGGACTGGATCGGCGTGCGCCAAGTGGCCAACACGGTCCCGATCCTGGTGATGGCTGGCCACGCGGATTCCCAGAACATTCCTGGTTCGGGAACTTCGGGCTATGCCGTGGACATCCGCGGGGCGAAGCCGATGCAGCCCGGCATCCGCGACGAGCTGTACTGGAACCTTGAGGTGGCCAGGCGCGTCGTTGCCCTCGGCCAACGGCGCGGCTTAAACATCCGCTTCTACGACCCACCGGCCCGCACGATCGTCAACGGGGATGATCCCCGCACGAATTGGAGCGTGGGCAAGGCCCATGCGGAAGCAGGGGGCTACGCCCTGGAGATTCATTTCGATGCCTACGGCCCCGATGGGATCGGTTCAGGGGTGATTCCGGCTCTGCATCGACCGCTGAGCTCTCTGGATGAAAGCTTGGCCGTTGCCTTTGGCGGCTATCCCTTGCAGTTCCGTGGCGGTCTGGGTGGTCCGAAACGCGGCATCACCCTGCTGGAGATCGGCAAGCTTGAAGCCCCGCTTGAGACGGCCCTGCGTAATCCCCGCAGCCGTGAGCGATCCCTGGCGGTGATCACGGAACGGGTTGTCGCGGCCCTCGAAGCTGGTTTGGGCCGCCACCGACTGGTGGCGGCTCCACAACCGGTTTCAGCCCACGGCGCCGTGGGGTTGGCACCGACCCACCAGTGA
- a CDS encoding aldo/keto reductase — MTREADQPGIGVGTWAWGNQFLWGYDPKRDDALLERTFRRCLELDFRFFDTADSYGTGHLNGRSEELLGRFAMQASPSQREQLCLATKLAPFPWRLGRRGYAKAFAASQRRLQGQMKRVQLHWSTARYAPWQEPALIDGLADLVESGAVASLGLSNMGPKRLRSVHRQLQGRGIPISSLQVQFSLLAPQPLEDEGIVSTCRELGIELIAYSPLALGLLGRSAQDPRPMPKGTRGNLFRRLETSLAPLRQTMAEIAAGRPGGLGAVALNWCRAHGAMPIPGMRSPEQVEQAAAARRWSLTEGERDALDQLARQDGAARMPANPFQSA; from the coding sequence ATGACAAGAGAGGCGGACCAACCGGGCATCGGGGTGGGCACCTGGGCCTGGGGAAACCAGTTCCTCTGGGGCTACGACCCCAAGCGGGACGACGCCCTGCTGGAGCGAACCTTCCGGCGCTGCCTTGAGCTGGACTTCCGCTTCTTCGACACCGCGGACTCCTATGGGACCGGGCACCTGAACGGCCGTAGCGAAGAGCTGTTGGGGCGATTCGCCATGCAGGCCAGCCCCAGCCAGCGGGAGCAGCTCTGCCTGGCCACCAAGTTGGCCCCCTTCCCCTGGCGCCTCGGCCGGAGGGGCTATGCGAAAGCCTTTGCCGCCTCCCAGCGGCGGCTGCAGGGGCAGATGAAACGGGTGCAGCTCCACTGGAGCACCGCGCGCTACGCCCCCTGGCAGGAGCCAGCACTGATTGATGGCCTGGCGGATCTCGTGGAAAGCGGAGCGGTGGCCAGCCTGGGGCTCTCGAACATGGGCCCCAAGCGCCTGCGCAGCGTCCACCGGCAGCTCCAGGGGCGCGGTATCCCCATCAGCAGCCTGCAGGTGCAGTTCTCCCTGCTGGCCCCGCAACCCCTCGAAGACGAAGGCATCGTCTCCACCTGCCGAGAGCTGGGGATTGAGCTGATTGCCTACAGCCCCTTGGCCCTTGGGCTTCTGGGCCGCAGCGCGCAGGACCCCAGGCCGATGCCGAAAGGGACCCGCGGCAACCTCTTCCGCCGCCTGGAGACCTCCCTGGCTCCCCTCCGCCAAACCATGGCTGAGATTGCCGCCGGGCGCCCCGGAGGCCTGGGGGCGGTCGCCCTGAATTGGTGCCGGGCCCACGGAGCCATGCCGATCCCAGGCATGCGCAGCCCAGAGCAGGTTGAGCAAGCGGCGGCGGCCCGTCGCTGGAGCCTCACGGAAGGTGAACGGGACGCCCTCGATCAGCTGGCCCGTCAGGACGGCGCGGCGCGGATGCCGGCCAATCCCTTCCAGAGCGCCTAG
- the purM gene encoding phosphoribosylformylglycinamidine cyclo-ligase, with product MDYRTAGVDVVAGRAFVERIRSSVESTRRPEVVGGLGGFGGLCRIPEGIKKPLLVSGTDGVGTKLELAQAHGRHHGVGIDLVAMCVNDVVTSGAQPLFFLDYIATGKLTPEAMAEVVEGIADGCRQSGCALLGGETAEMPGFYGPGRYDLAGFCVAVVDEDALIDGRRVQAGDRIVAVASSGVHSNGFSLVRRILEAHGVTASTPLEGEGLPVLDALLEPTVLYPSLVQRLLQDGLDLHGMAHITGGGLPENLPRTLPAGVHGRIDPSSWERPALFRWLQEKGEVPERDLWNTFNLGVGLALVLPEAEAERAIAVCQEAGHRAWLLGSVEAGEAGAEPLAGLPY from the coding sequence ATGGACTACCGCACTGCTGGTGTTGATGTGGTGGCTGGGCGTGCGTTTGTCGAGCGCATCCGCTCCAGTGTTGAGTCCACCCGTCGGCCGGAGGTGGTCGGTGGCCTGGGGGGATTTGGTGGGCTCTGCCGCATTCCTGAGGGGATCAAGAAGCCCCTGTTGGTTTCAGGAACCGATGGGGTTGGGACCAAGTTGGAGTTGGCCCAGGCCCATGGCCGCCACCACGGGGTTGGCATTGACCTCGTCGCGATGTGCGTCAACGACGTGGTGACAAGCGGGGCTCAGCCGCTGTTTTTCCTGGATTACATCGCCACCGGGAAGCTCACGCCCGAGGCCATGGCTGAAGTGGTGGAGGGCATCGCCGACGGCTGCCGCCAGAGCGGCTGCGCGCTCCTCGGCGGAGAGACCGCCGAAATGCCGGGGTTCTACGGCCCGGGCCGCTACGACCTGGCTGGTTTTTGCGTGGCGGTGGTCGATGAGGACGCGCTCATTGATGGCCGCCGCGTGCAAGCCGGTGATCGCATCGTGGCTGTGGCCAGTAGCGGTGTTCACAGCAATGGCTTCAGCTTGGTGCGCCGGATCCTGGAGGCCCACGGGGTGACCGCCTCCACGCCGCTCGAGGGGGAGGGGCTGCCTGTGCTGGATGCCCTGCTGGAGCCCACGGTGCTCTATCCGTCCTTGGTGCAGCGCCTGCTGCAGGACGGGCTGGACCTGCATGGAATGGCCCACATCACCGGTGGCGGTCTGCCGGAGAACCTGCCGCGGACGCTGCCCGCCGGTGTCCATGGCCGCATTGACCCAAGCAGCTGGGAGCGTCCCGCTCTCTTCCGTTGGTTGCAGGAGAAGGGTGAAGTGCCGGAGCGCGATCTCTGGAACACCTTCAACCTCGGAGTGGGCTTGGCTCTGGTGCTGCCGGAGGCCGAGGCGGAGCGCGCCATCGCCGTCTGTCAGGAGGCCGGGCACCGTGCCTGGTTGCTGGGCAGCGTGGAGGCCGGCGAGGCCGGCGCTGAGCCGTTGGCGGGTTTGCCGTACTGA
- the hemF gene encoding oxygen-dependent coproporphyrinogen oxidase — protein MGLQDSICTGLEQFDGGARFEEESWVRPEGGGGRSRVIKGGRVFEQGGVNFSEVEGTELPPSILSQRPEAKGHRWYATGTSMVLHPRNPYIPTVHLNYRYFEAGPVWWFGGGADLTPYYPFLEDAQHFHRTLKNACDSVNPAYYQVFKPWCDEYFYLKHRDETRGVGGIFYDYQDPRGVLYKGQAPNGPAAAAGQGVGPIPQSWEQLFNLASACGNAFLPSYLPIAEKRQNNSYGERERQFQLYRRGRYVEFNLVFDRGTIFGLQTNGRTESILMSLPPLVRWEYGYKAEAGSREALLTDLFTKPQNWLGDDSLVGRCQPHGAVG, from the coding sequence ATGGGCCTGCAGGACTCCATCTGCACCGGCCTCGAGCAATTCGACGGTGGCGCCCGTTTTGAAGAAGAAAGCTGGGTCCGCCCCGAGGGCGGTGGCGGCCGCTCCCGCGTGATCAAGGGCGGTCGGGTCTTCGAACAGGGCGGGGTGAACTTCTCCGAGGTGGAGGGCACCGAGCTGCCCCCCTCGATCCTGAGCCAACGGCCTGAGGCCAAAGGCCATCGCTGGTATGCCACCGGCACCTCGATGGTGTTGCACCCCCGCAATCCCTATATCCCCACCGTTCACCTCAACTACCGCTACTTCGAAGCCGGTCCGGTGTGGTGGTTTGGCGGTGGCGCCGACCTAACCCCTTACTACCCCTTCCTGGAGGACGCCCAGCACTTCCACAGGACCCTCAAGAACGCCTGCGACAGCGTCAACCCGGCCTACTACCAGGTCTTCAAGCCCTGGTGCGACGAGTACTTCTATTTGAAGCACCGGGATGAAACCCGCGGTGTCGGCGGGATCTTCTACGACTACCAGGATCCCCGGGGCGTCCTCTACAAGGGCCAAGCCCCCAACGGCCCCGCGGCGGCGGCCGGTCAAGGCGTCGGCCCCATTCCGCAGAGCTGGGAGCAGCTCTTCAATCTGGCCAGCGCCTGCGGCAACGCGTTCCTGCCCAGCTACCTGCCGATCGCTGAGAAGCGGCAGAACAACTCCTATGGCGAGCGGGAACGCCAATTCCAGCTCTACCGCCGCGGCCGCTACGTGGAGTTCAACCTGGTCTTCGACCGGGGCACGATCTTCGGCCTGCAAACCAATGGCCGCACCGAGTCGATCCTGATGTCCCTGCCGCCGCTGGTGCGCTGGGAGTACGGGTACAAGGCCGAAGCGGGCAGCCGTGAAGCCCTGCTGACGGATCTGTTTACCAAGCCCCAGAACTGGCTCGGAGACGACTCACTGGTGGGTCGGTGCCAACCCCACGGCGCCGTGGGCTGA
- a CDS encoding Mrp/NBP35 family ATP-binding protein, which produces MASADQALTEALAALEPLKDAGTGRSLLELQWIQQVRVQNNRVVFQLALPGYAASQRERIAADARGALLQLGGIEDVQIELTQAQPQASSHAGAPIGAAGHGGGGPERQAIPGVKQVIAVSSGKGGVGKSTVAVNLACALAKSGLKVGLLDADIYGPNAPTMLGVADQTPQVRGSGNDQVLTPIESCGIAMVSMGLLIDAHQPVIWRGPMLNGIIRQFLYQVEWGERDVLVVDLPPGTGDAQLSLAQAVPMAGVIIVTTPQMVSLQDARRGLAMFQQLGVPVLGVVENMTAFIPPDAPEKRYELFGSGGGHCLADESGVPLLAQLPMELAVVQGGDGGRPVTVSAPESATAAAFAALASRLPVTAR; this is translated from the coding sequence ATGGCCAGCGCAGACCAGGCCCTGACAGAGGCCCTCGCCGCCCTCGAGCCCCTCAAAGACGCCGGCACCGGCCGCAGCTTGCTGGAGCTGCAGTGGATTCAGCAGGTGCGGGTTCAGAACAACCGCGTGGTGTTTCAGCTGGCCCTGCCGGGCTATGCCGCATCCCAGCGCGAACGTATTGCCGCGGACGCCCGCGGTGCCCTGCTGCAACTGGGCGGCATTGAAGACGTGCAGATCGAGTTGACCCAGGCACAGCCGCAGGCCTCATCCCATGCCGGCGCACCGATTGGGGCCGCAGGCCATGGCGGTGGTGGCCCCGAGCGCCAGGCCATCCCCGGCGTCAAACAGGTCATCGCCGTGAGCAGCGGCAAAGGGGGCGTGGGCAAGAGCACCGTGGCCGTGAACCTGGCCTGCGCCTTGGCCAAAAGCGGCCTCAAGGTCGGCCTGCTCGATGCGGATATCTACGGCCCCAATGCCCCGACGATGTTGGGGGTGGCCGACCAGACCCCCCAGGTGCGGGGCAGCGGCAATGACCAGGTCTTGACCCCGATCGAGAGCTGCGGCATCGCCATGGTCTCGATGGGCTTGCTGATCGATGCCCATCAGCCCGTGATCTGGCGCGGCCCGATGCTCAACGGCATCATTCGCCAGTTCCTCTACCAAGTGGAGTGGGGCGAGCGGGATGTGCTCGTGGTTGACCTGCCGCCTGGCACCGGCGATGCCCAGCTCAGCCTGGCCCAGGCGGTCCCCATGGCTGGCGTGATCATCGTGACGACGCCCCAGATGGTCTCCCTGCAGGACGCGCGGCGCGGCTTGGCGATGTTCCAGCAGCTCGGTGTGCCCGTGCTGGGTGTCGTGGAGAACATGACGGCCTTCATCCCGCCGGATGCACCCGAGAAGCGCTACGAGCTCTTTGGCTCCGGTGGTGGCCATTGCCTTGCTGACGAGAGCGGCGTGCCCCTGTTGGCTCAGCTCCCGATGGAATTGGCGGTGGTGCAAGGCGGAGATGGGGGACGTCCGGTGACCGTGAGTGCACCGGAGTCGGCCACGGCCGCCGCCTTTGCCGCACTGGCGTCCCGTCTCCCGGTCACCGCTCGCTGA
- a CDS encoding ribonuclease D yields the protein MSSASSAVSAPAAGSSPARFAVLDRDLSPEWHQLLGASSALAVDTEAMGLIHGRDRLCLVQISDEHDNVCCIRIHRGQSEAPLLKQLMEAAGIEKVFHFARFDVAALAEGLDIHVNPIFCTKIGSRLARTYTNRHGLKDLVNELCHVELDKGAQSSDWGRVEELSEAQLAYAANDVRYLLAARARLIEMLVREERLDLAQRCFACIPVISDLDRGRFGAIFEHRS from the coding sequence TTGAGCAGCGCTTCCTCCGCCGTCTCCGCCCCTGCAGCGGGGTCCAGCCCTGCTCGCTTCGCCGTCCTGGACCGCGATCTCAGCCCGGAATGGCATCAACTGCTTGGGGCCTCGAGCGCCCTGGCGGTGGACACCGAAGCCATGGGCTTGATCCACGGCCGCGACCGCCTCTGCCTGGTGCAGATCAGCGACGAACACGACAACGTCTGCTGCATCCGCATCCACCGCGGCCAAAGCGAGGCGCCGCTGCTCAAACAGCTGATGGAGGCCGCCGGGATCGAGAAGGTCTTCCACTTCGCCCGCTTTGACGTGGCTGCCCTCGCCGAGGGTCTGGACATCCACGTCAATCCGATCTTCTGCACCAAGATCGGCAGCCGCCTGGCCCGCACCTACACCAACCGCCACGGCCTCAAGGACCTGGTCAACGAGCTCTGTCACGTGGAACTCGACAAAGGCGCCCAGAGCAGTGACTGGGGCCGGGTGGAGGAGCTCAGCGAGGCCCAGCTGGCCTATGCCGCCAATGATGTGCGCTACCTCCTGGCCGCCCGTGCGCGACTGATCGAGATGCTCGTGCGTGAAGAGCGGCTGGACCTCGCCCAGCGCTGCTTTGCCTGCATCCCCGTGATCTCGGATCTGGATCGCGGCCGCTTCGGCGCGATCTTTGAGCACCGCTCCTAG
- a CDS encoding cofactor assembly of complex C subunit B yields the protein MTQALGSTLPLTLLLVIGLVFFLRAASKDRTTVVEIRSSKPPLEVLPALAEWLQGRGWVAEETNPERRLLTFSGQVEASGALAVLLSALGGVGAGCLGLVLCQLLPALAWWPLLLTLLGPLAGVVYRRRAARAETVELRLISHDEATGSALQMRAHRDELIALEQEMGPQLGLFGVGDLLHSPI from the coding sequence ATGACCCAGGCCCTGGGATCCACCCTGCCCCTCACGCTGCTGCTGGTCATCGGTCTGGTGTTCTTTCTGCGGGCCGCCAGCAAAGACCGCACGACCGTTGTTGAAATCCGCTCCTCCAAGCCTCCGCTTGAGGTGCTTCCGGCCCTGGCGGAGTGGTTGCAGGGGCGCGGCTGGGTGGCGGAAGAGACCAATCCCGAGCGTCGCCTGCTGACGTTCTCCGGTCAGGTGGAGGCCAGTGGTGCGTTGGCCGTGCTGCTCTCCGCCCTGGGTGGCGTGGGTGCCGGCTGCCTGGGCCTCGTGCTTTGTCAGTTGTTGCCGGCCCTGGCATGGTGGCCGCTCTTGCTGACCCTGCTGGGGCCCTTGGCGGGGGTGGTCTATCGCCGCCGTGCGGCCCGCGCGGAGACCGTCGAACTGCGTCTGATCAGCCATGACGAGGCCACCGGCAGCGCCCTGCAGATGCGAGCCCACCGCGATGAGTTGATTGCCCTGGAGCAGGAAATGGGGCCGCAACTCGGGCTCTTTGGTGTGGGCGACCTGTTGCATTCGCCGATCTGA
- the rodA gene encoding rod shape-determining protein RodA, with product MALSGFWDRRRGGLLFKRDGRRRRLFAGVDKILWWIPLAMIFVAGFLIASTQRQAGYADWYQHWVTAAVGLVIALLLAKVPVERITRWTWPIYGAMVASLIAVRLIGVSALGAQSWINIAGFNVQPSEFAKIAAILLLAQVLARHPVERPVDLVRPVATISIPWFLVLIQPDLGTSLVFGAVLLVMMFWSGMPGAWVVLLISPVVTSVLAGVFPWLLLLWIPAMAVIAARSLPWKRLAPLAVLAIQGLFAVGTPWLWNNFLQPHQRDRLTLFLDPNKDPLGGGYHLLQSTVGIGSGGWFGTGLLQGHLTLLRFIPEQHTDFIFSALGEETGFLGSALVVLGFVAWIWRLLKIAGQARTDVESLVVIGVGAMVMFQVVVNINMTIGLGPITGIPLPWLSYGRSAMLVNFIGLGLCASVARGIKQPAKPRR from the coding sequence ATGGCGCTCTCGGGCTTCTGGGATCGCCGCCGCGGAGGCCTGCTCTTCAAACGGGATGGACGCCGTCGCCGCTTGTTTGCAGGCGTCGACAAGATCCTCTGGTGGATCCCCCTGGCGATGATTTTCGTCGCGGGCTTTCTGATTGCCAGTACCCAGCGCCAGGCCGGTTACGCCGATTGGTACCAGCACTGGGTGACGGCCGCCGTTGGTTTGGTCATCGCCCTGCTGCTCGCCAAGGTTCCGGTGGAGCGCATCACCCGCTGGACCTGGCCGATCTATGGGGCCATGGTCGCCAGCTTGATCGCGGTGCGCCTGATTGGTGTGAGTGCCTTGGGCGCCCAGAGCTGGATCAACATCGCTGGCTTCAATGTCCAGCCCTCTGAATTCGCCAAGATCGCCGCGATCTTGCTGTTGGCGCAGGTTCTCGCCCGCCATCCCGTGGAGCGCCCTGTGGATCTGGTGCGTCCGGTCGCGACCATCAGCATTCCCTGGTTCCTGGTCTTGATCCAGCCCGACCTGGGCACCTCTTTGGTGTTTGGCGCGGTCCTGCTCGTGATGATGTTCTGGTCGGGGATGCCCGGGGCCTGGGTGGTCCTGTTGATCTCTCCGGTGGTGACGTCGGTTTTGGCTGGGGTCTTCCCTTGGCTGCTGCTGCTTTGGATACCGGCCATGGCCGTGATCGCGGCGCGCTCGCTGCCCTGGAAGCGCCTGGCTCCCCTCGCGGTGCTGGCCATCCAGGGTCTGTTTGCGGTGGGCACCCCCTGGCTGTGGAACAACTTTCTCCAGCCCCACCAGCGGGACCGTCTGACCCTCTTCCTGGATCCCAATAAGGACCCCCTGGGGGGTGGCTATCACCTGCTGCAGAGCACCGTCGGCATTGGCTCAGGCGGTTGGTTCGGCACGGGTTTGCTGCAGGGCCATCTGACCCTGTTGCGCTTCATCCCTGAGCAGCACACCGACTTCATCTTCAGTGCCCTGGGGGAAGAGACCGGATTCCTCGGCTCCGCTCTGGTGGTGCTCGGCTTTGTCGCCTGGATCTGGCGGTTGCTGAAGATCGCCGGCCAGGCGCGCACGGATGTGGAGTCCCTGGTCGTGATCGGCGTGGGGGCGATGGTGATGTTCCAGGTGGTGGTCAATATCAACATGACCATCGGCTTGGGGCCGATCACGGGGATCCCCTTGCCCTGGTTGAGTTACGGCCGCTCGGCGATGTTGGTGAATTTCATTGGCCTCGGCCTCTGTGCCTCGGTAGCTCGGGGCATCAAGCAACCGGCTAAACCACGCCGCTGA